From Mya arenaria isolate MELC-2E11 chromosome 12, ASM2691426v1, the proteins below share one genomic window:
- the LOC128210177 gene encoding uncharacterized protein LOC128210177 isoform X1 — protein MTVNPLSVKPPAQAGKLSSPRYPWHETRAAPGKMPNASTACTGSVSTSGVTSPIDKETLRRQIVGLAVKNDFKPDDKRSPREIFFRDSTDHNITYRDIPKCVKSSSVTFDTALHLSSQIERPLRRTPRKVKADPLELKAHEESTMIRANKQEVLQNSIRRTKTTMDKSVDTKPPLAKPKLVRFRMDEHTIGDTKIPLVNIRAVSPGPTNGFKHTVKTDVSSSYEVRGNAIALKKEGLKGLVEYRDLCTESEKRQNSLQASLKIFRRRIKLKQDKFIQPNESTADDYVIHTARPTFGDTVSPLTPLPPGPAVDERGEPLAGRPLSSDEHVRILKSALHNRHHGGNEIIKAKETDLFDNSEMYKNIKCSYRLPENPNWSKEVSFKDMKDDSIPNVKTYVLQEDRMNPHTKFKKNNIQNAVTLNIHNLSVHNSITRVNGHKMRVGEGEVNFDPRFVDWLEDSLSNSRSLSKSASLLTDDTLEPCITPSVKRRVATKT, from the coding sequence GGCGGCTCCGGGTAAGATGCCCAATGCATCCACCGCATGTACTGGGTCCGTATCTACTTCCGGTGTGACGTCACCAATCGACAAGGAAACTCTCAGACGACAAATAGTCGGTCTCGCGGTTAAAAACGACTTTAAACCAGACGACAAAAGGAGCCCGCGGGAAATCTTTTTCCGCGATAGCACTGACCATAATATTACTTACCGTGATATCCCAAAGTGTGTGAAGAGTTCGAGCGTGACCTTTGACACTGCGTTGCATTTAAGTAGCCAAATCGAGCGGCCCCTACGTCGAACGCCAAGGAAGGTCAAGGCCGATCCTTTAGAGTTAAAAGCCCACGAGGAAAGCACGATGATTCGTGCAAATAAACAGGAAGTGCTACAGAACTCAATTCGACGGACTAAAACCACCATGGATAAAAGCGTCGATACAAAACCTCCTTTGGCAAAACCGAAACTTGTGAGATTCCGAATGGATGAACACACGATCGGAGACACTAAAATTCCGCTTGTGAATATTCGCGCGGTCAGTCCCGGGCCTACGAACGGTTTCAAACACACCGTCAAAACTGACGTCAGTAGTTCCTATGAGGTTAGGGGCAATGCAATAGCTCTCAAAAAGGAGGGATTAAAAGGGCTCGTTGAATACAGAGATTTATGCACTGAAAGTGAGAAACGCCAAAACTCGTTGCAGGCGTCTCTGAAAATATTCCGACGCagaataaaactaaaacaagaTAAGTTTATACAGCCGAATGAGTCTACGGCAGACGATTACGTCATACATACTGCGCGTCCGACTTTCGGTGACACAGTGTCACCTTTGACGCCTTTGCCCCCGGGGCCGGCGGTTGATGAGCGCGGGGAGCCGCTGGCCGGCCGTCCGCTCTCCAGCGACGAGCACGTGCGGATACTGAAGTCGGCGCTCCATAACCGCCACCATGGCGGCAACGAAATCATTAAAGCCAAGGAAACGGATTTATTTGACAAtagtgaaatgtacaaaaacataaaatgctCATATAGACTCCCAGAAAACCCGAACTGGAGTAAAGAAGTCTCATTTAAGGACATGAAGGACGATTCAATCCCTAATGTTAAAACGTATGTTTTACAGGAAGACAGGATGAACCCGCATACcaagtttaagaaaaataatatccaGAACGCGGTGactctaaatattcataatctCAGTGTGCATAATTCAATCACTCGTGTCAATGGTCACAAGATGAgggtgggggagggggaggTGAACTTTGACCCCCGGTTTGTCGACTGGCTTGAAGACTCGCTCAGTAATTCTCGGTCGTTAAGCAAGAGTGCGAGTTTATTGACGGACGATACGTTAGAGCCATGCATCACACCGTCCGTTAAAAGGCGAGTGGCCACTAAGACATGA
- the LOC128210177 gene encoding uncharacterized protein LOC128210177 isoform X2 produces MPNASTACTGSVSTSGVTSPIDKETLRRQIVGLAVKNDFKPDDKRSPREIFFRDSTDHNITYRDIPKCVKSSSVTFDTALHLSSQIERPLRRTPRKVKADPLELKAHEESTMIRANKQEVLQNSIRRTKTTMDKSVDTKPPLAKPKLVRFRMDEHTIGDTKIPLVNIRAVSPGPTNGFKHTVKTDVSSSYEVRGNAIALKKEGLKGLVEYRDLCTESEKRQNSLQASLKIFRRRIKLKQDKFIQPNESTADDYVIHTARPTFGDTVSPLTPLPPGPAVDERGEPLAGRPLSSDEHVRILKSALHNRHHGGNEIIKAKETDLFDNSEMYKNIKCSYRLPENPNWSKEVSFKDMKDDSIPNVKTYVLQEDRMNPHTKFKKNNIQNAVTLNIHNLSVHNSITRVNGHKMRVGEGEVNFDPRFVDWLEDSLSNSRSLSKSASLLTDDTLEPCITPSVKRRVATKT; encoded by the coding sequence ATGCCCAATGCATCCACCGCATGTACTGGGTCCGTATCTACTTCCGGTGTGACGTCACCAATCGACAAGGAAACTCTCAGACGACAAATAGTCGGTCTCGCGGTTAAAAACGACTTTAAACCAGACGACAAAAGGAGCCCGCGGGAAATCTTTTTCCGCGATAGCACTGACCATAATATTACTTACCGTGATATCCCAAAGTGTGTGAAGAGTTCGAGCGTGACCTTTGACACTGCGTTGCATTTAAGTAGCCAAATCGAGCGGCCCCTACGTCGAACGCCAAGGAAGGTCAAGGCCGATCCTTTAGAGTTAAAAGCCCACGAGGAAAGCACGATGATTCGTGCAAATAAACAGGAAGTGCTACAGAACTCAATTCGACGGACTAAAACCACCATGGATAAAAGCGTCGATACAAAACCTCCTTTGGCAAAACCGAAACTTGTGAGATTCCGAATGGATGAACACACGATCGGAGACACTAAAATTCCGCTTGTGAATATTCGCGCGGTCAGTCCCGGGCCTACGAACGGTTTCAAACACACCGTCAAAACTGACGTCAGTAGTTCCTATGAGGTTAGGGGCAATGCAATAGCTCTCAAAAAGGAGGGATTAAAAGGGCTCGTTGAATACAGAGATTTATGCACTGAAAGTGAGAAACGCCAAAACTCGTTGCAGGCGTCTCTGAAAATATTCCGACGCagaataaaactaaaacaagaTAAGTTTATACAGCCGAATGAGTCTACGGCAGACGATTACGTCATACATACTGCGCGTCCGACTTTCGGTGACACAGTGTCACCTTTGACGCCTTTGCCCCCGGGGCCGGCGGTTGATGAGCGCGGGGAGCCGCTGGCCGGCCGTCCGCTCTCCAGCGACGAGCACGTGCGGATACTGAAGTCGGCGCTCCATAACCGCCACCATGGCGGCAACGAAATCATTAAAGCCAAGGAAACGGATTTATTTGACAAtagtgaaatgtacaaaaacataaaatgctCATATAGACTCCCAGAAAACCCGAACTGGAGTAAAGAAGTCTCATTTAAGGACATGAAGGACGATTCAATCCCTAATGTTAAAACGTATGTTTTACAGGAAGACAGGATGAACCCGCATACcaagtttaagaaaaataatatccaGAACGCGGTGactctaaatattcataatctCAGTGTGCATAATTCAATCACTCGTGTCAATGGTCACAAGATGAgggtgggggagggggaggTGAACTTTGACCCCCGGTTTGTCGACTGGCTTGAAGACTCGCTCAGTAATTCTCGGTCGTTAAGCAAGAGTGCGAGTTTATTGACGGACGATACGTTAGAGCCATGCATCACACCGTCCGTTAAAAGGCGAGTGGCCACTAAGACATGA